The Streptomyces sp. HUAS CB01 genome has a segment encoding these proteins:
- a CDS encoding acylneuraminate cytidylyltransferase, with protein sequence MTTVLAVIPARGGSKGVPGKNLAAVGGVPLVARAVRACTGSPLVTDVVVSTDDAAIAEAARAAGAALGASGRVHCVERPADIAGDTATSESAVLHAMDAYEAEHGRTVDVVLLVQCTSPFLTADDIDRVASAVAKDGADTAVAVAPFHAFVWRREPAGAGTSAPADDGARGVNHDKSHRPRRQDRPEDFLETGAAYAMDAHGLRVHGHRFFGRTALVETDPARVLEIDDPHDLARARALAPLLDAAAVPTRADVDAVVLDFDGTQTDDRVLVDSDGRELVAVHRGDGLGIAALRRAGLKLLILSTEQNPVVAARARKLNLPVLHGIDRKDAALERWCEENAVAPERVLYAGNDVNDLPCFGLVGWPVAVASAHDSVRAAARAVTTTPGGAGAIREIATWLLGPTLSTPTQ encoded by the coding sequence ATGACCACCGTCCTCGCCGTGATCCCCGCCAGGGGCGGCTCCAAGGGCGTGCCCGGCAAGAACCTCGCCGCGGTCGGCGGCGTCCCGCTCGTCGCGCGCGCCGTGCGGGCCTGCACGGGATCCCCCCTCGTCACCGATGTCGTGGTGTCCACCGACGACGCGGCGATCGCGGAAGCCGCGCGGGCGGCCGGAGCGGCCCTCGGCGCGTCCGGCCGGGTCCACTGCGTCGAGCGTCCCGCGGACATCGCGGGCGACACCGCGACCAGCGAGTCCGCGGTGCTCCACGCCATGGACGCCTACGAGGCGGAGCACGGCCGCACCGTCGACGTCGTCCTCCTCGTCCAGTGCACCAGCCCCTTCCTGACCGCCGACGACATCGACCGGGTCGCCTCCGCCGTGGCGAAGGACGGCGCCGACACCGCGGTCGCGGTCGCCCCGTTCCACGCCTTCGTCTGGCGCCGTGAGCCGGCGGGGGCGGGCACCTCCGCCCCCGCCGACGACGGCGCCCGCGGCGTCAACCACGACAAGAGCCACCGTCCCCGGCGGCAGGACCGGCCCGAGGACTTCCTCGAGACCGGGGCCGCGTACGCCATGGACGCCCACGGTCTCCGCGTCCACGGGCACCGCTTCTTCGGGCGCACCGCGCTGGTCGAGACCGACCCCGCGCGGGTCCTGGAGATCGACGACCCGCACGACCTCGCCCGGGCCCGCGCCCTGGCGCCGCTGCTCGACGCGGCGGCAGTCCCCACCCGCGCGGACGTCGACGCCGTCGTCCTCGACTTCGACGGCACCCAGACCGACGACCGCGTCCTCGTCGACTCCGACGGACGCGAACTCGTCGCCGTGCACCGCGGCGACGGCCTCGGCATCGCCGCGCTGCGCCGGGCCGGGCTGAAGCTGCTGATCCTCTCCACCGAACAGAACCCCGTCGTCGCGGCCCGCGCCCGCAAGCTCAACCTGCCCGTCCTGCACGGCATCGACCGCAAGGACGCCGCCCTGGAGCGGTGGTGCGAGGAGAACGCGGTCGCGCCCGAGCGGGTCCTCTACGCCGGCAACGACGTCAACGACCTGCCCTGCTTCGGGCTGGTCGGCTGGCCCGTCGCCGTCGCGAGCGCGCACGACTCCGTGCGCGCCGCCGCCCGCGCCGTCACCACCACCCCGGGTGGCGCCGGCGCGATCCGGGAGATCGCCACCTGGCTTCTCGGTCCCACCCTCAGCACCCCCACCCAGTAA
- a CDS encoding N-acetylneuraminate synthase family protein: protein MNSRLRTLGGKSAGPGRPVYVTGEIGINHNGDLDNAFALIDAAADAGCDAVKFQKRTPEICTPRDQWDIERDTPWGRMTYIDYRHRVEFGEDEYRAIDEHCRERGIDWFASPWDTEAVAFLEKFDVPAHKVASASLTDDELLRELRATGRTVILSTGMSTPKQIRHAVEVLGSENILLCHATSTYPARAEELNLRVINTLMQEYPNVPIGYSGHETGLQTTLAAVALGAAFVERHITLDRAMWGSDQAASVEPGGLQRMVRDIRTIEAALGDGVKKVYESELAPMKKLRRVPGVVAEAERSEPVAV from the coding sequence ATGAACTCCCGTCTGCGCACCCTCGGCGGCAAGTCCGCCGGTCCCGGCCGGCCCGTCTACGTCACCGGCGAGATCGGCATCAACCACAACGGCGACCTGGACAACGCCTTCGCGCTGATCGACGCCGCCGCCGACGCGGGCTGCGACGCGGTCAAGTTCCAGAAGCGCACCCCGGAGATCTGCACCCCGCGCGACCAGTGGGACATCGAGCGCGACACCCCCTGGGGCCGGATGACGTACATCGACTACCGCCACCGCGTGGAGTTCGGCGAGGACGAGTACCGCGCCATAGACGAGCACTGCCGTGAGCGCGGCATCGACTGGTTCGCCTCCCCGTGGGACACCGAGGCCGTCGCCTTCCTGGAGAAGTTCGACGTCCCCGCCCACAAGGTGGCCTCCGCCTCCCTCACGGACGACGAACTGCTGCGCGAACTGCGGGCCACCGGCAGGACGGTCATCCTCTCCACCGGCATGTCGACGCCGAAGCAGATCCGGCACGCCGTCGAGGTCCTCGGGAGCGAGAACATCCTGCTCTGCCACGCGACCTCGACGTACCCGGCCAGGGCCGAGGAGCTCAACCTCCGCGTCATCAACACCCTGATGCAGGAGTACCCGAACGTCCCGATCGGCTACTCCGGCCACGAGACCGGTCTGCAGACCACCCTCGCGGCCGTCGCGCTCGGCGCCGCGTTCGTCGAGCGCCACATCACGCTCGACCGCGCCATGTGGGGCTCGGACCAGGCCGCCTCCGTCGAGCCCGGCGGGCTGCAGCGCATGGTCCGCGACATCCGCACCATCGAGGCCGCCCTCGGTGACGGAGTGAAGAAGGTCTACGAGTCCGAGCTCGCCCCGATGAAGAAGCTCCGCCGCGTCCCCGGTGTCGTCGCCGAGGCCGAGCGCAGCGAGCCGGTCGCGGTCTGA